In Paenibacillus xylanilyticus, the genomic window TTACACGTTATGTTCTAACGGATGAGAGGGTGTATCATACGTTTGTAAGCATGAGTCCGATGATTGCGATCATAGCCGTGTCTGCGGTGTATCGCGGGTATTTTCAGGGCAAGCAGAATATGATTCCTACTGCCGCTTCCTCCATTACGGAAACCATCGTACGCATTATTTGCGTGATCTGGTTCTCCTGGCTGCTTCTCCCACAAGGTATTGCCCAGGCAGCAGCAGGGGCCATGCTCGGAGCACTCGTCGGTGAATTTGTAGGCATGCTTGTCCTGCTATGGAATTACAACAGACATAAAAAGGATCCTGATCGCTCCAACCATCTGATCCCACCAAATGCACATGTTCCCCCACCCGCACTACCCGTTGATTCAAATGCATCACAAACAGGATTGATCAGACGCCTCCTGGCCATCTCTGTACCCGTAACAGCAGGCCGTCTAGTAGGCTCACTCTCCTATCTTGCTGAAACCATTGTCACCGCTCAAAGTCTGGCTATTGCGGGCATATCCCGTGGACTGGCGACCGCTCAATATGGTGCGTTACAAGGCATGATCATTCCGCTGCTGCTCCTGCCGGGTGCACTGACTTCATCACTTGCCACATCACTTGTTCCCTCCCTGTCAGAAGCATCTGCACAGGGGGATCGGGCGCTCATCCATAAACGAATGCACCAGGCACTGCGGCTTGCGCTCGTCACAGGTGCCCCTTTTGCTGTTTTTATGTATGTGCTTGCCGAACCGATGTGTTTAGTACTGTATAATGATGCATCGATCGGAAGCATGCTTAAACTTATGGCTCCTTTTGCTCTGTTTATCTACATTCAGGCACCTCTTCAAGCTGCTCTGCAGGCACTCGATCGTCCAGGAAAAGCTCTTCTCAATACATTTATCGGTGCGGTCATTAAAATCACTTTGATTTTGCTGCTTGCATCCAAACCTGAATACGGCATTTTTGGTGCAGTAATTGCTATCTGTGTGAACTCAACTGTGGTTACTCTTTTACATGCCAGAAGTGTGCGCCATTTGCTTCAGTTCCGGTTCAAATGGATGGATTGGGTCAAAACAGCAGCCGGCATGGTTATTATGGGAGCAGCAACCCTTTTGGTTTATGAACATACGGCCATTTTGCTGCCCTTCTGGCTGAGAATGATCCTTGCCCCTCTTGCTGGTCTCATTGTTTATTTTATTGTGATGGGCATGACCCGCATGATTGACTTTCATGATCTCTCCCGGATGCCGATCATTGGTTCCTGGTTCCAACGGCGATCTCGGAAGTAAGCAGACTATCGCTATTTTTTATCATCCTTGAGGCTTACGAATACTTTGCCATTATGGTCGATGGAGCATATAAACACATCCTTGAAATCGAGCACACCCTTCTGTTGTATCTGGTTTTTCAGCCAAAAGCGTGTTTTCTGGATCAGCTCCAAATTTTGGTCTTGGACTTTACCATCCATAATTAACGGCAGGGGAAGGCCCTCGTATTTAATATTTTGAAAGCCATCGACCTTGTCCTGCCTGGGCTTTTTCATGTTATTTTGCGATGAACTGTTTCCTTGGCCCGAAGAAGAGTTGTTCATGGGGATAACCGTTAACTTCCCCGTCGTTTCCAAAATGGCAAATTCGACTTCACCAATACTGTCGATATTCTGTTCACGTAACTGCAGCAGCAGGTCATCCAAATTATATCGCTGTTTGCGCATTTCATCGCGATGCAGTGTACCCTTGGAGATGAGTACCGTCGGTTTGCCATCAATCATGAGTCGTAAGCGACGGCTCTTGAGACTTAGAAAAGCCATGCCAATCTGAACAACAAGTACAGTCACCATGGGCACAATGCCGTGAGACAACGGCTTATCTGTATCCTCGATGACAAATGCGGCTATCTCAGCAAGCATAATGGACACAACCAGATCGAACATGGATAGCTTTCCTATTTCCCTTTTACCCATAATCCGAATGGCCCCATAGACAATAAAATACATGAGAATTGTTCGAAAGATATGTGCTCCTATATCCGAAATGTTCATACCATGGTCCCTCCTTCACATCTGATTTACAAACAGATACCTGAAGCGTAATCCCTATTTTGACCTGAACCAGGTATGCCCATGCGAATCTTGATTGTTCATTTAATGGAAAATTCAGTTCATAACTCGTGAGGCTTGACCATACAATGTAATAATTTCAAACTTGTACAAGGGGGTTGCTTCATGCAGCTGATTCGCCGAGTGATTTCGTTTCGAATGTCCAACCCGATTTTGTCGGGCCTCTGCCATGCATTTGTATGGATGTTACTGGGAGCGTTAATCCTCTCCCTCTTTCTCTGGATGAGCAGCATGCGGGAGCAAGAACTTTCGCTTTACACGTATGTCGTTCATGGCTTGTCTTTACTGGTTGGAGGATTTGTAGCGGGAAAACGGTCTGGCGAAAAAGGCTGGTACCATGGAGGGCTAACCGGTATCATCTATGGACTGATCGTATTGCTTATTGGTTTCCTCGCTTTGGATGCTTCATTCAATTGGAAAGACAGTCTGCAGCTTGCAAGCGCATTTCTGATTTCGGCACTCGGAGGAATTTTCGGGGTGAATACACACAGATCGTAGAAGTTTGAATCGTATGACCTTACAGAGAAAAAGAAAAAGAGAACCGGGTCTCTAGAGATCCGGTTCTCTGCACTAACTACAATAATCTATTCAACAGCGGTTTCACGACTCACTGCACTGCTGATCGCATTACGGTCGAATGTAAGCTTAGTTACATCGTTTACACGAAGTACAACCACATCATCCGTAATTTCAGCGATCGTACC contains:
- the spoVB gene encoding stage V sporulation protein B; translation: MKKQTFIQGAMILLAAGIINRILGFIPRIALPRVIGAEGVGLYQLSYPFFIVLVTLITGGIPLAVAKLVAEADTGANRYSPQRILQISLSFTLTLGVVFMFLCIVFAPWVTRYVLTDERVYHTFVSMSPMIAIIAVSAVYRGYFQGKQNMIPTAASSITETIVRIICVIWFSWLLLPQGIAQAAAGAMLGALVGEFVGMLVLLWNYNRHKKDPDRSNHLIPPNAHVPPPALPVDSNASQTGLIRRLLAISVPVTAGRLVGSLSYLAETIVTAQSLAIAGISRGLATAQYGALQGMIIPLLLLPGALTSSLATSLVPSLSEASAQGDRALIHKRMHQALRLALVTGAPFAVFMYVLAEPMCLVLYNDASIGSMLKLMAPFALFIYIQAPLQAALQALDRPGKALLNTFIGAVIKITLILLLASKPEYGIFGAVIAICVNSTVVTLLHARSVRHLLQFRFKWMDWVKTAAGMVIMGAATLLVYEHTAILLPFWLRMILAPLAGLIVYFIVMGMTRMIDFHDLSRMPIIGSWFQRRSRK
- a CDS encoding DUF421 domain-containing protein; the encoded protein is MNISDIGAHIFRTILMYFIVYGAIRIMGKREIGKLSMFDLVVSIMLAEIAAFVIEDTDKPLSHGIVPMVTVLVVQIGMAFLSLKSRRLRLMIDGKPTVLISKGTLHRDEMRKQRYNLDDLLLQLREQNIDSIGEVEFAILETTGKLTVIPMNNSSSGQGNSSSQNNMKKPRQDKVDGFQNIKYEGLPLPLIMDGKVQDQNLELIQKTRFWLKNQIQQKGVLDFKDVFICSIDHNGKVFVSLKDDKK
- a CDS encoding TIGR04086 family membrane protein, with translation MQLIRRVISFRMSNPILSGLCHAFVWMLLGALILSLFLWMSSMREQELSLYTYVVHGLSLLVGGFVAGKRSGEKGWYHGGLTGIIYGLIVLLIGFLALDASFNWKDSLQLASAFLISALGGIFGVNTHRS